CCTTGTCCCATTCCAACTCATCATTCTTTGTAAAACACTTTAAAAACCAAGACACAAAACTTCAGTATAGTACAGAGGTTTTTCCTGGACCCCTTAAACTGCATCccctttttttacttaaaaaattctCTTTCTGCATATTCTCACAAGGCCTTATCTGTGAATCTTCACTtatgtccctggagaaagatccAGGAAAGGAAAGGTAATAATGGGGAACAGGAAGGAGGCTTGCTTGCTCAGACCTTTGGCATCATCCTCCCAGCCATCTCCCTTCCTTGTAAAGAATGTCTACGAAGACCTGGGAAGGAAGATTGCTCTTCCGAACTACTTTGGAACAGAGTTACAAtcaattgttcagtttccaaaaacTGATCAAAGGGTGGCATGCCAACAATAGGTACTTAATTATAACAGTGAAAATATCAAATTACCTATATACCTTCTTTAAAGAGTAAACACATTCACTGAAAATGAGGTGACAAGGCAAGTTAAACTAAAAATTTGGCCAGAAGGAGACAGGAGGCAAGTTCACCAACCACGCCGCCACAGTGTACAAACTGCCATGAAAAGGACAATGGCCACCCTCAAATACACGTAACTACAGAAATACTGGCTATTCTAATTAGTTCAGTAATCTGTAAGAGGCACTCACAGGAAGCTCGAGCTCCAACATACAAGCTTCCCTGCCGTTGTGATGGCAGAGGCGGGGTTAGGATGGGACACACACCTACCTGACTGAGTAGCTGCCCATGAAATATGGTATTCACCACTTTTAAGACCTGCTTGGTGAGCTTCCTCTGGGAGAAGGGGATAAGGATCCGGTGCGTGGTCCCCTCGGCCTCGAGTTCCTGCTGCACCTTGTGCAGCAGCTCACAGAGAAACTCCTGCGCGTCCTGCTGGTCGTAGCCACGGAAGGCAGGGATCAGGCTCCACACGGAATGAAGCATGGCGAAGGGCGACACCAGGGCCCACTTCCCAGACCACATGACTCGGAAGAGGGTGTGCAGTTCGTGACAGAGGGAGATGTGCTTCGAGCTCGGCTCCTTGTTCTGGATGAGTTCTAGGCTCCGGCTGATGGAGGCCCCGCCATTCAAGCAGAGGCCCTCCCGGTCACACAACTCAGCCTTGTCGCTCCTGGCCGACACCTCAGTGGCCGAGCTACTGGCTGGCTTGCTGGATAGGTGAGCCTTCCCGTTGGTCGCTTTGGGAAACAGTTGTTCCGTTTTGGAAGGGTCAAGGTTCAAAAAACATTCTCGGAACTTCTGGAGGTGGCTGAGGACCTGGAGGATGGAGTTCATGTAGCAGGTGTTCCCCAGGTTCCGCAGGCCCGTGACGCCCGGGGCCACGGCCGGCTTGCGGCGCTGCTTGAGTTTGCCGCCCGGAGCTTTCCTTGAGGTAGGGAGAGTGGCGGGGCGCCCCACAGCCGTGACCGTGGCCGCGTCGCGGGGCCCGTGCAGCAGCAGCCGCGCGCTCTTGCGCGGAGGGGCGCTGGCCAGCTCTTCCAGCAGCCGCCGCTTCACCTCGCGCCGCCGCTGCCGCGCCTCCTCCTTCTTGCGCTCCAGCGCCTCCTTCTGCCGCCGCTGCTCCAGCTTCGCCCGGCCCCGGGAGCTCTTCTCAAACCAGATCCGCAGCGTCTTGGCCAGCAGGCGCTGGCGCCGGTACCACAGAGCCGTCAGCATCTGCGGCTGTCCCTGAGGAGCGCGCTGCAGCTGGACCAGGTCCTCGCCCGAAGCCATGGAGCGGAGCGTCCGCCCACgtttcaccagctgctcctgcttCTGGCCCCTGACGGCCAAGAGGGAGCTTCGCAGAAGCTTCAGGTCCCCTTCCGGGTTATCATTGAGCACGTAGTCCTTGCACAGGTAACAGAACACGTAGAGATCCCGGACTTCCATGGCTAGCGGGTGTCCAGTCTCTTCAAAGTGTCGCAGAGCGTGATCCTCCATGTACCGGCCGCAGGCCACGTGGGCGCACTTCAGACAAGCCCACACCGACTCGGTGGTGCAGCACTCCACGCAGCACCACTTCTGAGGGTTCAGGATGGAGTGGTCCTGGGCCAGCCGCAACCGCCCGACATGTTTGCATCTATCCATGTCTCAGAGAAGTCTCCGCTCTTTTAACCTGGCAGGACAGGGCCacaaacggggggggggggggggtagagaactttcagcaaaatattttCCACTCAAGACTCACTGGTTTTTAATTCAAAATTACTTCCTTTGAAAGGAGCCTAAAAACAAAGGTAACGAATTTGTTATAAAGACTGACAATAATAATAGAAGGACagttaaattctttaaaaaggaGGGTCGTGAAATACATGGGGGCCTTCTCCTTAGCACCAATTTGAAACTTTACATTTTCTAAGCCCATTTTAGTTCTTGAATATCAGCTAATTTTTACGTGAAGCTGATCTGTGTTCCTTAGGAAATCACAATGTACCCAGGTGATTAGCAGGGGAAAGAACCTTGTATTTGGAACCCTCTCTGATCTGATGTCCTGGAGGTAAAAGCTTCTATTACCTCATTATTGATCAAGATCCTGGGTatatggagaaagaagagaagaggaaagggaagagagacaCAGGTGATGCTTGGAATAGCAGTAGGAGTGATGAAAAGCCTCAAATAAAAAGACAATCTTAGGTTAGTTTCATTGTATTTCAAAGCAAAGGACCTGGCTAAGGAGGTAGAACGTAAGCTTCAATCTaaataacatttttcatgtgttctTTTGAAAAGAACATTTACATACTATAGAAAGAGTGGGAACTTTTTCACTCCTTTTACTGAAAGGatatataagtgaagaaaaagataaatctaACCCTTAGGGCAAGAGTGGGTACTGGAATTACAATATTTAACCAAATTACCAACACAAAAGAAAGTaataaatcttccagatgaaatatgtgggaaaaaaattttttttaaacagtggtaacatactgagtttttttttttcttcttcttcttcctaatATTGCTTCCTCAATATGGTTCATCAAAGAAACCTCACAGGCAGTGAGGGCAGGAAGCCAGAcaactattttaaaagaaaactttttatTCTTTGGAACCCTagtaggtttttaaaaatatgtaccaGGATTTAAAATTCCCTAAAGATAATTCCTATTATAAAGTGAATTTCCTTCCCATCCATTTCTCTTCtacttttctttccatttctctgaGCAAATGCAGTTCCATGATTGTGGAGTCAACTAGGAAACTTCTAAATCCAGCACACTGAGTAGTTCCTTTCATTGGTTTTTCCAGATGCCCTTTTGGCCTAGTTCTATTGAGAAAACCCACAAATAAATATTCCACAGGATCAAATTAGAGATCCTCTGCATTGTTATTGCTCGTCACAGATGGCAAAGGCCATCTCCTTATGTAAGAAATCCTCAAACCATACAAAGGACAGCAACCAAGATTACCCCAACCAAGTCAGATAgtacctttcttatttttttaattattgatttaTTGCTAAGTACCCTTAAGTCATTCCTCTCTACGTGTTTATCCATTTCTTAACTAGATATAATCTCTTTCAGAGGGTAGATCATGTGTTATCTTTTTTATT
This is a stretch of genomic DNA from Elephas maximus indicus isolate mEleMax1 chromosome 1, mEleMax1 primary haplotype, whole genome shotgun sequence. It encodes these proteins:
- the USP49 gene encoding ubiquitin carboxyl-terminal hydrolase 49 isoform X1; this encodes MDRCKHVGRLRLAQDHSILNPQKWCCVECCTTESVWACLKCAHVACGRYMEDHALRHFEETGHPLAMEVRDLYVFCYLCKDYVLNDNPEGDLKLLRSSLLAVRGQKQEQLVKRGRTLRSMASGEDLVQLQRAPQGQPQMLTALWYRRQRLLAKTLRIWFEKSSRGRAKLEQRRQKEALERKKEEARQRRREVKRRLLEELASAPPRKSARLLLHGPRDAATVTAVGRPATLPTSRKAPGGKLKQRRKPAVAPGVTGLRNLGNTCYMNSILQVLSHLQKFRECFLNLDPSKTEQLFPKATNGKAHLSSKPASSSATEVSARSDKAELCDREGLCLNGGASISRSLELIQNKEPSSKHISLCHELHTLFRVMWSGKWALVSPFAMLHSVWSLIPAFRGYDQQDAQEFLCELLHKVQQELEAEGTTHRILIPFSQRKLTKQVLKVVNTIFHGQLLSQVTCIACNYKSNTIEPFWDLSLEFPERYHCIEKGFVPLNQTECLLTEMLAKFTETEALEGRIYACDQCNSKRRKSNPKPLVLSEARKQLMIYRLPQVLRLHLKRFRWSGRNHREKIGVHVVFDQVLTMEPYCCRDMLSSLDKETFAYDLSAVVMHHGKGFGSGHYTAYCYNTEGGFWVHCNDSKLNVCSVEEVCKTQAYILFYTQRTVQGNARISETQLQAQVQPSNTDEGKPRTFP
- the USP49 gene encoding ubiquitin carboxyl-terminal hydrolase 49 isoform X3, which produces MDRCKHVGRLRLAQDHSILNPQKWCCVECCTTESVWACLKCAHVACGRYMEDHALRHFEETGHPLAMEVRDLYVFCYLCKDYVLNDNPEGDLKLLRSSLLAVRGQKQEQLVKRGRTLRSMASGEDLVQLQRAPQGQPQMLTALWYRRQRLLAKTLRIWFEKSSRGRAKLEQRRQKEALERKKEEARQRRREVKRRLLEELASAPPRKSARLLLHGPRDAATVTAVGRPATLPTSRKAPGGKLKQRRKPAVAPGVTGLRNLGNTCYMNSILQVLSHLQKFRECFLNLDPSKTEQLFPKATNGKAHLSSKPASSSATEVSARSDKAELCDREGLCLNGGASISRSLELIQNKEPSSKHISLCHELHTLFRVMWSGKWALVSPFAMLHSVWSLIPAFRGYDQQDAQEFLCELLHKVQQELEAEGTTHRILIPFSQRKLTKQVLKVVNTIFHGQLLSQVTCIACNYKSNTIEPFWDLSLEFPERYHCIEKGFVPLNQTECLLTEMLAKFTETEALEGRIYACDQCNSKRRKSNPKPLVLSEARKQLMIYRLPQVLRLHLKRFRWSGRNHREKIGVHVVFDQVFGSTAMTQS
- the USP49 gene encoding ubiquitin carboxyl-terminal hydrolase 49 isoform X2, which translates into the protein MDRCKHVGRLRLAQDHSILNPQKWCCVECCTTESVWACLKCAHVACGRYMEDHALRHFEETGHPLAMEVRDLYVFCYLCKDYVLNDNPEGDLKLLRSSLLAVRGQKQEQLVKRGRTLRSMASGEDLVQLQRAPQGQPQMLTALWYRRQRLLAKTLRIWFEKSSRGRAKLEQRRQKEALERKKEEARQRRREVKRRLLEELASAPPRKSARLLLHGPRDAATVTAVGRPATLPTSRKAPGGKLKQRRKPAVAPGVTGLRNLGNTCYMNSILQVLSHLQKFRECFLNLDPSKTEQLFPKATNGKAHLSSKPASSSATEVSARSDKAELCDREGLCLNGGASISRSLELIQNKEPSSKHISLCHELHTLFRVMWSGKWALVSPFAMLHSVWSLIPAFRGYDQQDAQEFLCELLHKVQQELEAEGTTHRILIPFSQRKLTKQVLKVVNTIFHGQLLSQVTCIACNYKSNTIEPFWDLSLEFPERYHCIEKGFVPLNQTECLLTEMLAKFTETEALEGRIYACDQCNSKRRKSNPKPLVLSEARKQLMIYRLPQVLRLHLKRFRWSGRNHREKIGVHVVFDQVLTMEPYCCRDMLSSLDKETFAYDLSAVVMHHGKGFGSGHYTAYCYNTEGGACALLCGVGDTEKGWFVHILLPSFYFSPMVIYGKLHTLKSSGKDYETRMQILDVSLTK